In Candidatus Eisenbacteria bacterium, the genomic stretch CCGCTTCCCTCGGCCACCCCGATTCCCAGCATCGTGACGAGCACGGTGCCCAGCGGTGCGAAGCCCGTGAAGTTGCGCGGCGCGTCGGTGAACATCCGCCTCAACTGCTCCCGTTCGAGCAGATTCACGGGCAGGATGAGCGAGCCGTCCTTCGGGTGAGTCACCGAGATCCCGAGCTGCGCCGCGATGGCGGAGGCGATCACGACCAGGACCGCGAAGATCACGAACAGCGTCGCAGGGTGTGGCAGCCGGTTTCCGATGTGCTCGATCGCGTCGAGCAACCGCGCGGAAACCGGCGCCTTGCGCACCTAGTTCGCCTTCGCCGCGGATTCGGTCCACTGCTTGATCAGCGTCTCGACGTTCATGCGACTCGGTTCGTCCGGCGCCTGCTTGACCGCGAGCTGGGCCGCCTGCAGCGCCTTCTTGAAATCACCGCGCCCCGCATAGCCGCGCGCAAGCCCGAGTTGGACCGGCCACTGATTCGGGAAGCGCTTCGCGTTCGCCTCGAACACCCGGATCGCGATCGCGTCTTCCTTCTGCAGCTGGAGCTGCCGGGCGAACTGGTGAATGTTGAGCACCGTGGCCGGCATCGTCATCGCTTCGTCGACCGTCTTCGTCGCCGCGGGGCGCAGGCCGTTCGAGATCTGGAGCTGCGCGAGCGTGGTCAGCGTGCGGAAACTCTTGACCCCGACGAACGGCTTGTTCACCGACGCCTCGGCCCATTCGAGACCCTGCTTCAGGTGCGTGTTGTTCGCGAGGCAGAACTGCGCCGCACCTTCCCAGTTGAGCCAGTTGAACCAGTCGTAGTCGCGCAGCTCGCGCTGGATCTGCGCCACGTAGAGATCGTTCATGTTCGGCACCGTGATGCGGATCGGCACCTGCAGCTCTTCCCACTGCAGTGCGAGCGTCGCGTGGTCCGGCATGCGGTCGGTGAACTCGTAGTCGAGAAACTCGTGGTACTCGCACTTGCCAGGCTTGACCTTGACGCGCAGCACGTCCTCGGCCGGGTTGTAGGTGAAGCTGCCCCACGAGGTGCAGTTGCTCGAGAAGATAACGGTCCACTCGTTCGGATCGGCGAGCATGAACAGTCCGTACGCGCCGGCCTTGAGCGACTGACCCTCGACCAGGATGTCGTGCGAGGTCTTGAAGATGGTGTTGAAGTTCGCCCCCGCGCGCCACGGGCATTCCTTGCAGTCGTTGAATCCGAGATCGTGCATGCCGAACGGGACCAGCTCGCCCCAGATGTGGCCGCGGCGGCTCTGGCCGTTGGGGCCGGTCACATTGGGGCTCGAGTAGTCGACCGTCAGCGACACGAGGCCGATCGACTGGGTGAGCGTGGTGCGCTGGTTCTCACCGCTCAGCGGGAGCGTGATGGACTGGGCCCGGGCCTGCGAGCCGACCGCGAGCACCGCGACCGCTGCGGCGAGCAGAATTCCGTGACGCAATGACATGAGTGACCTCCGCGTGACGTGGCGTGCCCGGTTCCGAGACCGCACCATCGGTGCTTTCAGGCTCGTGCCGCAAATCCCCGCCGACCAGCGCCGAGCGGATTCCGACGGATGCGAGTCCGCCGGAAAGCGCCTACAGTGGCTGGAATTCCCGACTGGAGGGCTCCGTGTTCCGTCACGCCGACCGTAACGCCATGTGGCTCGCGGCCAGCCTCGCGCTGGCGCTCCCGAC encodes the following:
- a CDS encoding DUF2911 domain-containing protein — its product is MSLRHGILLAAAVAVLAVGSQARAQSITLPLSGENQRTTLTQSIGLVSLTVDYSSPNVTGPNGQSRRGHIWGELVPFGMHDLGFNDCKECPWRAGANFNTIFKTSHDILVEGQSLKAGAYGLFMLADPNEWTVIFSSNCTSWGSFTYNPAEDVLRVKVKPGKCEYHEFLDYEFTDRMPDHATLALQWEELQVPIRITVPNMNDLYVAQIQRELRDYDWFNWLNWEGAAQFCLANNTHLKQGLEWAEASVNKPFVGVKSFRTLTTLAQLQISNGLRPAATKTVDEAMTMPATVLNIHQFARQLQLQKEDAIAIRVFEANAKRFPNQWPVQLGLARGYAGRGDFKKALQAAQLAVKQAPDEPSRMNVETLIKQWTESAAKAN